In Oryza glaberrima chromosome 8, OglaRS2, whole genome shotgun sequence, the following are encoded in one genomic region:
- the LOC127781667 gene encoding salt stress-induced protein-like gives MNTVAAVGTFGGTVDTLREITEAPPKRLASITVYVTQNDGGNARRVRAISFTYFDADGKDHKVGPWGCEITDEVTPNQVNIKGNERVIEISGTADGNIKSLNISTNYGITYPFGDKNVGKEFRIPVHNSAIVGFFALTSGIGLNAVGAYVIPENKH, from the exons ATG AATACCGTGGCTGCCGTTGGTACGTTCGGTGGTACTGTAGACACATTAAGGGAAATCACCGAGGCACCACCCAAGAGACTTGCTAGCATCACTGTTTATGTCACCCAGAACGATGGTGGCAATGCAAGAAGAGTCCGTGCTATATCCTTCACCTACTTTGACGCCGATGGCAAGGATCACAAGGTCGGTCCATGGGGTTGTGAAATCACTGACGAGGTCACCCCTAACCAG GTCAATATTAAGGGCAATGAACGCGTGATCGAGATCTCCGGCACTGCTGATGGGAATATCAAGTCTCTAAACATCAGCACTAATTACGGGATCACGTACCCTTTCGGAGATAAAAATGTTGGGAAGGAGTTCAGGATACCAGTGCATAACTCTGCCATCGTTGGCTTCTTTGCCCTTACTTCTGGAATTGGGCTTAACGCCGTGGGCGCATACGTGATTCCGGAAAATAAACACTGA